A genomic window from Triticum urartu cultivar G1812 chromosome 7, Tu2.1, whole genome shotgun sequence includes:
- the LOC125518136 gene encoding uncharacterized protein LOC125518136 has product MKLLVICILHHLNSVSKHGQIQLSKHLKHGQIHISPKFSCFREVYNFCGLLIHFFNQELSILHPFNSIDGGTGGAAAAQGATPYSTILEYSWCKSTSLIFRFRSISHNQSIVQEVPAANAVADISSRCSRQQQQQVRADSIGRAAAAAVGGGRRQRQVADGWQRQQQVPPPGKTRVALPAEVRERGAAAGIAAGTRNLRRRGGRRGGGARRGGRLGGAAAVGVGLLGGWIGRRKKEEEAEGGLICNSLKRRRGFFAKLELN; this is encoded by the exons ATGAAACTTCTTGTAATATGCATATTACATCATTTAAATTCAGTGTCAAAACATGGCCAAATTCAGTTGTCAAAACACCTCAAACATGGCCAAATTCATATCAGTCCAAAATTTTCATGTTTCAGAGAAGTTTACAATTTTTGTGGCCTCTTGATACATTTTTTTAATCAAGAACTGTCAATTTTACATCCATTTAACTCCATTGATGGTGGAACaggaggagcagcagcagcacaAGGAGCAACTCCTTACAGTACAATTTTGGAGTACTCTTGGTGTAAATCAACTTCACTAATTTTCAG GTTCAGATCAATCAGCCACAATCAGTCCATTGTTCAGGAAGTACCTGCAGCCAATGCAGTCGCCGACATCAGCAGCAGATGCAGTCGCCAACAGCAGCAACAGGTCCGCGCGGACTCGATCGGGCGGGCTGCAGCGGCAGCAGTAGGTGGCGGGCGACGGCAGCGGCAGGTGGCGGACGGATGGCAGCGGCAGCAACAGGTCCCGCCACCTGGGAAGACCCGCGTGGCCCTGCCTGCCGAAGTCAGGGAGAGGGGAGCGGCGGCTGGGATTGCCGCAGGCACGAGGAACCTGCGCCGGCGAGGagggcgacgaggaggaggcgcccGTCGAGGTGGTCGCCTTGGAGGAGCAGCTGCAGTCGGGGTCGGGCTCCTTGGTGGATGGATCGGGCGACGGAAGAAGGAGGAAGAAGCTGAGGGGGGGCTGATTTGCAACAGTTTAAAACGTAGAAGAGGTTTTTTTGCAAAATTAGAGTTGAACTAA
- the LOC125520861 gene encoding 6-phosphogluconate dehydrogenase, decarboxylating 1-like, translating into MALTRIGLAGLAVMGQNLALNIAEKGFPISVYNRTTSKVDETVQRTKLEGNLPLYGFHDPASFVNSIQKPRVVIMLVKAGAPVDQTIATLAAHLEQGDCIVDGGNEWYENTERREKAMEERGLLYLGMGVSGGEEGARHGPSMMPGGSLEAYQYIEDILLKVSAQVPDSGPCVTYIGKGGSGNFVKMVHNGIEYGDMQLIAEAYDVLKSVGKLTNGELQQVFAEWNKGELLSFLVEITADIFSIKDDQGEGYLVDKVLDKTGMKGTGKWIVQQAAELSVAAPTIEASLDSRFLSGLKDERVAASKIFQGDYSSGETVDKAQLIEDVRKALYASKICSYAQGMNIIKAKSTEKGWGLNLGELARIWKGGCIIRASFLDRIKKAYDRNGELANLLIDPEFAQEIMDRQAAWRRVVCLAINNGVSTPGMSTSLAYFDSYRRDRLPANLVQAQRDYFGAHTYERVDMPGSFHTEWYKIANSKI; encoded by the coding sequence ATGGCTCTCACCAGAATTGGTCTTGCTGGCCTCGCCGTCATGGGCCAGAACCTCGCCCTCAACATTGCGGAGAAAGGGTTCCCCATCTCTGTCTACAACAGGACCACCTCCAAGGTCGATGAGACTGTTCAGCGCACCAAGCTAGAAGGAAACCTTCCTCTCTACGGTTTCCATGACCCTGCATCCTTCGTCAACTCCATTCAGAAGCCACGTGTCGTCATCATGCTTGTCAAGGCCGGTGCTCCTGTTGACCAGACCATCGCAACGCTCGCAGCACACCTGGAGCAGGGCGACTGCATCGTTGATGGAGGAAACGAGTGGTACGAGAACACGGAAAGGAGGGAGAAGGCGATGGAGGAGCGTGGACTCCTCTACCTCGGGATGGGTGTTTCCGGAGGAGAGGAGGGTGCCCGCCATGGCCCCTCCATGATGCCTGGAGGCTCATTGGAGGCATACCAGTACATTGAAGACATTCTTCTCAAGGTGTCTGCTCAGGTCCCTGACAGCGGCCCGTGCGTCACATACATTGGGAAGGGTGGATCCGGAAACTTTGTCAAGATGGTTCACAATGGCATTGAGTACGGTGACATGCAACTCATTGCTGAGGCGTACGACGTTCTCAAGTCGGTTGGGAAGCTCACAAACGGTGAGCTGCAGCAGGTTTTCGCCGAGTGGAACAAGGGTGAACTCCTCAGTTTCTTGGTTGAGATCACTGCTGATATCTTCAGCATCAAGGATGACCAGGGTGAGGGCTACTTGGTCGACAAGGTCCTGGACAAGACCGGGATGAAGGGAACCGGGAAGTGGATAGTGCAGCAAGCTGCTGAGCTCTCTGTGGCTGCTCCTACCATTGAGGCGTCCTTGGATTCCAGGTTCCTCAGCGGACTCAAGGATGAGCGTGTCGCGGCTTCCAAGATCTTCCAGGGTGACTACTCCAGTGGTGAAACTGTCGACAAGGCACAGCTGATCGAGGATGTGAGGAAGGCCCTCTACGCCTCCAAGATCTGCAGCTACGCCCAAGGCATGAACATCATCAAGGCCAAGAGCACGGAGAAGGGATGGGGCCTCAACCTCGGCGAGCTGGCCAGGATCTGGAAGGGCGGGTGCATCATCCGCGCCAGCTTCCTGGACCGCATCAAGAAGGCGTATGACAGGAACGGTGAGCTCGCCAACCTCCTCATCGACCCCGAGTTCGCGCAGGAGATCATGGACAGGCAAGCTGCATGGAGGAGGGTTGTCTGCCTCGCCATCAACAACGGCGTCAGCACCCCTGGCATGTCCACGAGTCTGGCCTACTTCGACTCCTACCGGAGGGACAGGCTCCCTGCCAACCTCGTCCAGGCCCAGAGGGACTACTTCGGGGCGCACACCTACGAGAGGGTTGACATGCCGGGCTCCTTCCACACCGAGTGGTACAAGATTGCCAACTCAAAGATCTAA